From Streptomyces griseorubiginosus, one genomic window encodes:
- a CDS encoding response regulator transcription factor: MADSFGPLRGEGADDGVVDMGTDVGSPRKEPIRVLVVDDHALFRRGLEIVLAAEEDIQVVGEAGDGAEAVDKAADLLPDIVLMDVRMPKRGGIEACTSIKEVAPSAKIIMLTISDEEADLYDAIKAGATGYLLKEISTDEVATAIRAVADGQSQISPSMASKLLTEFKSMIQRTDERRLVPAPRLTDRELEVLKLVATGMNNRDIAKELFISENTVKNHVRNILEKLQLHSRMEAVVYAMREKILEIR; encoded by the coding sequence ATGGCGGACAGCTTCGGACCGCTGCGCGGCGAGGGCGCCGACGACGGCGTCGTCGACATGGGCACGGACGTGGGCTCCCCACGCAAGGAACCCATCCGGGTCCTGGTCGTGGACGACCATGCGCTCTTCCGGCGTGGACTGGAGATCGTGCTCGCGGCCGAGGAGGACATCCAGGTCGTCGGTGAGGCGGGTGACGGCGCGGAGGCCGTCGACAAGGCCGCCGACCTGCTGCCGGACATCGTTCTGATGGACGTCCGGATGCCCAAGCGAGGCGGGATCGAGGCCTGCACCTCCATCAAGGAGGTGGCGCCCAGCGCCAAGATCATCATGCTGACGATCAGTGACGAGGAAGCCGACCTCTACGACGCGATCAAGGCCGGCGCGACCGGGTACCTCCTCAAGGAGATCTCGACGGACGAGGTCGCCACCGCCATTCGCGCCGTGGCCGACGGGCAGTCGCAGATCAGCCCCTCCATGGCGTCGAAGCTGCTCACCGAGTTCAAGTCGATGATCCAGCGGACGGACGAGCGCCGCCTCGTGCCCGCGCCGCGGCTGACCGACCGGGAGCTGGAGGTCCTCAAGCTCGTCGCCACCGGGATGAACAACCGTGATATCGCCAAGGAGTTGTTCATCTCCGAGAACACCGTGAAGAACCACGTGCGCAACATCCTGGAGAAGCTGCAGCTGCACTCCAGGATGGAGGCCGTCGTCTACGCGATGCGCGAGAAGATCCTAGAGATCCGCTAG